From Acidaminococcus timonensis, the proteins below share one genomic window:
- the yidD gene encoding membrane protein insertion efficiency factor YidD, producing MKTIAIALIRFYQVWISPCFPPRCRFYPTCSQYALEAVQKYGFLKGSYLAVKRILKCHPFHKGGYDPVP from the coding sequence ATGAAAACGATTGCCATTGCCCTGATCCGTTTCTATCAGGTGTGGATTTCTCCCTGTTTTCCGCCCCGGTGCAGGTTCTATCCGACCTGCTCCCAATATGCGCTGGAAGCAGTCCAGAAATACGGTTTTCTCAAGGGATCCTATCTGGCTGTGAAGAGAATACTAAAATGTCATCCCTTCCACAAGGGTGGGTATGATCCTGTGCCGTAA
- the rnpA gene encoding ribonuclease P protein component: MEQNVPENYTYTQANRVKAHERFQKIYEKGRSYVDKYGVFYVLPSDNGQNQLGTAVGKRLGHAVLRNRVKRRMREVFRKEQARLNRKVSIVWVARQRLARAPYGVYEEVFQRLAKKAGLL, from the coding sequence TTGGAACAGAATGTTCCTGAAAACTATACCTATACCCAGGCCAACCGGGTGAAGGCCCATGAACGGTTCCAGAAGATCTACGAAAAAGGCCGGTCCTATGTGGATAAATACGGCGTCTTTTATGTACTTCCTTCGGACAACGGGCAGAACCAGTTGGGTACGGCCGTGGGCAAACGGCTGGGACATGCTGTGCTGCGCAACCGGGTGAAACGCCGGATGCGGGAAGTGTTCCGGAAGGAACAGGCCCGCCTGAACCGGAAGGTGTCCATCGTCTGGGTTGCCCGCCAACGCCTGGCCCGCGCTCCTTATGGAGTCTATGAAGAAGTGTTCCAGCGGCTGGCAAAAAAGGCCGGGCTGCTGTAA
- the rpmH gene encoding 50S ribosomal protein L34, producing the protein MKRTFQPNNNRRKKTHGFRERMKTLGGQQVLKRRRAKGRKRLSA; encoded by the coding sequence ATGAAGAGAACTTTTCAACCGAATAACAATCGGAGAAAAAAGACTCATGGCTTCAGAGAAAGAATGAAGACTCTGGGTGGACAACAAGTCTTAAAAAGAAGACGTGCAAAAGGCAGAAAGAGATTGTCTGCATAA
- a CDS encoding pyridoxamine 5'-phosphate oxidase family protein yields the protein MFRPMRRFKQALSEEECRKVLQEEKRGTLALAGDEGYPYAVPLNYYYDPETGCLYFHGAGEGHKIDALKRCDKACFNVHDDGVKLAGDWAYTLRSVTLFGRIHILEDRERAMELLRRIGLKYYPDEASVDEVMARAASRVTMLELVPEHITGKRVHEK from the coding sequence ATGTTCCGTCCCATGAGACGTTTCAAACAGGCCCTTTCGGAAGAGGAATGCCGGAAGGTGCTCCAGGAGGAAAAACGGGGAACCCTGGCCCTGGCCGGGGATGAAGGGTATCCGTACGCGGTCCCCCTCAATTATTATTACGACCCGGAAACCGGCTGCCTTTATTTCCACGGGGCCGGCGAGGGTCACAAGATCGATGCCCTGAAGCGGTGCGACAAGGCCTGCTTCAATGTCCATGACGACGGGGTGAAACTGGCGGGCGACTGGGCTTACACCCTCCGTTCCGTGACCCTGTTCGGCCGGATCCACATCCTGGAGGATCGGGAACGGGCTATGGAGCTGCTGCGGCGGATCGGTTTGAAATACTACCCCGATGAGGCTTCTGTGGATGAGGTCATGGCTCGTGCTGCCAGCCGGGTGACCATGCTGGAACTGGTCCCAGAACACATCACCGGGAAACGGGTCCACGAAAAATAA
- a CDS encoding amidohydrolase has protein sequence MDNLEPYKKELEHLNACIWDYAELKFNEVRSAKAMTDLLEAHGFKVRKGVAHMPTAYVAEYGSGRPVIAILGEYDALSGLSQESGLTEEKPREGNPNGHGCGHCLLGTAAVGAGLLLKDYLEAHPGSGTVRVYGCPAEEGGSGKTYMAREGLFDDVDAALTWHPGTQNEVMVGSNQANIQAAFTFKGRASHAAAAPQNGRSALDAVELMDVGVNYMREHMADYERVHYAILDTGGVSPNVVQPHAEVLYLIRSRTNDETKRLYDRVVAIARGAALMTETELSVRFDKAVSNLVPNRVLGQVLYDAMVAVGAPQRTEEEKAFLKKFQDQLGPERVRKDPGMAPFPDPELREELIEKDPSGAYILPYRPTSATAMGSSDTGDVSYVTPLAQFAGACFAIGTASHSWQWVAQDKGSVALKGCFFAAEVLAKGAETLFQQPEIVKAARAELDKRLGGKKYQCPIPPEVMPRGYDR, from the coding sequence ATGGATAATCTGGAACCTTATAAGAAAGAACTGGAACACCTGAATGCCTGTATCTGGGACTATGCGGAACTGAAATTCAATGAGGTCCGTTCGGCGAAGGCCATGACGGATCTGCTGGAAGCCCATGGTTTCAAAGTCCGGAAAGGGGTGGCCCATATGCCCACCGCCTATGTGGCGGAATACGGCAGTGGACGGCCGGTGATCGCCATCCTGGGGGAATATGATGCCCTGTCCGGCCTGAGCCAGGAGTCCGGTCTTACGGAGGAGAAACCTCGGGAGGGGAATCCCAACGGTCACGGCTGCGGCCACTGCCTGCTGGGTACGGCGGCGGTGGGGGCCGGCCTGCTGTTGAAGGACTATCTGGAAGCCCACCCGGGCAGTGGCACAGTGCGGGTGTATGGCTGTCCGGCAGAAGAAGGGGGCAGTGGCAAGACCTATATGGCCCGGGAAGGGCTGTTCGATGATGTGGATGCGGCCCTCACCTGGCATCCGGGGACCCAGAACGAAGTGATGGTGGGCAGCAACCAGGCCAACATCCAGGCGGCTTTTACCTTTAAGGGGCGTGCCTCCCATGCTGCTGCCGCACCCCAGAACGGACGCAGTGCCCTGGATGCCGTGGAACTGATGGATGTAGGGGTCAATTACATGCGGGAGCATATGGCGGACTACGAGCGGGTCCATTACGCCATTTTGGATACCGGCGGGGTTTCTCCCAACGTTGTACAACCCCATGCGGAAGTGCTGTATCTGATCCGTTCCAGGACCAATGACGAGACGAAACGGTTGTATGACCGGGTGGTGGCCATTGCCCGGGGCGCGGCCCTGATGACGGAGACGGAGCTCAGTGTCCGGTTCGACAAGGCGGTATCCAACCTGGTGCCCAACAGGGTGCTGGGACAGGTACTGTACGATGCCATGGTGGCTGTGGGGGCTCCACAGCGGACGGAGGAGGAAAAAGCCTTCCTGAAAAAGTTCCAGGATCAGCTGGGACCGGAACGGGTACGGAAGGATCCCGGCATGGCCCCCTTCCCGGATCCGGAACTGCGGGAAGAACTGATCGAAAAGGATCCCAGCGGGGCGTACATCCTGCCCTATAGACCCACCAGTGCTACGGCCATGGGCTCTTCGGACACCGGGGATGTGAGCTATGTGACGCCTCTGGCCCAGTTTGCCGGGGCCTGTTTCGCCATCGGTACGGCGTCCCATTCCTGGCAGTGGGTGGCCCAGGATAAGGGCAGCGTAGCACTGAAAGGATGTTTCTTTGCCGCGGAAGTGCTGGCCAAAGGGGCGGAAACCCTGTTCCAGCAGCCGGAAATAGTGAAGGCGGCCCGGGCGGAACTGGACAAACGGCTGGGTGGGAAAAAGTACCAGTGCCCCATTCCGCCGGAGGTCATGCCCAGAGGGTACGACAGGTAG
- a CDS encoding GTPase family protein: MTRDGRAIQEQLNKLDEENVTIVLFGQPGSGKSSLINAICGREAAPVGVETDTTREPLLVEHGDATFIDLPGYGTKSFPWNEFADKFHIFQYDLFLCVFSDKLHQGDTELFKQLTAKGKPCIFVRNKTDLIYEEDKSLEESEETIRQDVEKQLGRKDFQLVFVCARKDCTSGLDALNDAIIRKMPEARREKYILTAEARTKEQLDAKRLAAQSYVRRSCTYAAYNGVNPIIGVDAAVDLLILYQMYGCIREAFGITPEVIHSSRKVSLKDKALVLGGMSKEGIKMIVKNLGRRFAARSFLKAVPVVGQAASALLGYQLVRQSGLQYIDACYDLARERLLEELDAKRK; encoded by the coding sequence ATGACCAGAGACGGTAGAGCCATTCAAGAACAACTGAACAAACTGGATGAGGAAAATGTGACCATTGTGCTGTTCGGCCAGCCCGGTTCCGGCAAATCCAGCCTGATCAACGCCATTTGTGGCCGGGAGGCGGCTCCGGTGGGGGTGGAGACGGATACCACCCGGGAACCTCTCCTGGTGGAGCATGGGGATGCCACCTTTATCGATCTGCCGGGATATGGAACGAAATCCTTTCCGTGGAACGAGTTTGCTGACAAATTCCATATTTTTCAATATGATCTGTTCCTGTGTGTGTTTTCCGACAAGCTGCACCAGGGGGATACGGAACTGTTCAAACAGCTGACGGCCAAAGGGAAACCCTGCATTTTTGTCCGGAACAAGACGGACCTGATTTATGAAGAGGACAAAAGCCTGGAAGAGAGCGAGGAGACCATCCGGCAGGATGTGGAAAAACAGCTGGGCCGGAAGGATTTCCAGCTGGTGTTCGTCTGTGCCCGGAAGGACTGCACATCCGGCCTGGATGCGTTGAATGATGCCATCATCCGGAAGATGCCGGAGGCCCGCCGGGAAAAGTACATCCTGACGGCGGAGGCCCGGACCAAAGAACAGCTGGATGCCAAACGATTGGCTGCCCAGAGTTACGTACGCCGGAGCTGCACCTACGCGGCTTACAATGGTGTGAACCCTATCATCGGGGTGGATGCGGCGGTGGATCTCCTGATCCTGTACCAGATGTATGGCTGCATCCGGGAAGCCTTCGGCATCACCCCGGAGGTGATCCACAGCAGCCGGAAGGTATCCCTGAAGGACAAGGCCCTGGTGCTGGGGGGGATGAGCAAGGAAGGTATCAAGATGATTGTCAAGAACTTGGGCCGGCGCTTTGCCGCCCGAAGTTTCCTGAAGGCGGTACCGGTGGTGGGCCAGGCGGCTTCCGCCCTGCTGGGATACCAGCTGGTCCGCCAGTCCGGGCTGCAGTACATTGACGCCTGCTACGACCTGGCCCGGGAACGGCTGCTGGAGGAGCTGGACGCCAAACGGAAATAG
- a CDS encoding GTPase: MGTDYKQLVTHFFNAWQREKNQKIKICLFGQPGAGKSSLINELAGQRVAHVSQATDTTRQAQIVECQDVIYVDLPGYDTSLFPENAFFSAFNPLQYDLFLCVFAGKLHQADVDFFGKIARTGRVCLFVRNKADGLYDPSCSREMLEQRIIADVHSLVGPREQVVFTSCRRNQPATQRGIPELERAMGNLLPEAQRSRFFRHAKAYTEEALDLKRKAAEKSLKRFLVLAAANGLNPVIGMDAAIDSQILKSLYKAIREAFGVSEKEVLPAGPASQAVKKLAEGVTGERVTKGLTYLLKKRATGKAAKLIPVVGGMTVMGFNAGSLYFLGEKYIDQCYAYALERLQAEIQMGEV; the protein is encoded by the coding sequence ATGGGCACGGACTACAAACAACTGGTGACCCATTTCTTCAATGCCTGGCAGCGGGAAAAGAACCAGAAGATCAAAATCTGTCTGTTCGGCCAGCCGGGGGCGGGTAAAAGCTCTCTGATCAATGAGCTGGCAGGGCAGCGGGTGGCCCATGTGAGCCAGGCTACGGATACCACCCGGCAGGCCCAGATCGTGGAATGTCAGGATGTGATCTATGTGGATCTGCCCGGGTATGATACCAGCCTGTTCCCGGAGAACGCATTTTTCAGCGCCTTCAATCCCCTGCAGTACGACCTGTTCCTGTGCGTGTTTGCCGGCAAGCTGCACCAGGCGGACGTGGACTTCTTCGGGAAGATCGCCCGCACCGGGCGGGTGTGCCTGTTTGTGCGGAATAAGGCGGATGGGTTGTATGATCCTTCCTGCAGCCGGGAGATGCTGGAACAGAGGATCATTGCGGACGTCCATTCTCTGGTGGGACCCCGGGAACAGGTGGTGTTCACCAGCTGCCGCCGGAACCAGCCGGCTACCCAGCGGGGCATTCCGGAACTGGAGCGGGCCATGGGGAACCTGCTGCCTGAGGCCCAGCGCAGCCGGTTTTTCCGCCATGCCAAGGCCTATACGGAAGAGGCCCTGGACCTGAAACGGAAAGCCGCGGAAAAATCCCTGAAACGGTTCCTGGTACTGGCGGCGGCCAACGGACTGAACCCGGTGATCGGGATGGACGCCGCCATCGACAGCCAGATCCTGAAGAGCCTGTACAAGGCCATCCGGGAAGCCTTCGGCGTCAGCGAAAAGGAAGTCTTGCCTGCCGGACCGGCTTCCCAGGCGGTGAAAAAGCTGGCGGAAGGGGTCACCGGCGAACGGGTGACCAAAGGGCTGACCTACCTGCTGAAGAAACGGGCCACGGGCAAAGCGGCCAAATTGATCCCGGTGGTGGGCGGTATGACGGTCATGGGCTTCAATGCCGGCAGCCTGTATTTTTTGGGAGAGAAGTACATTGACCAGTGTTATGCGTATGCGCTGGAGCGGCTCCAGGCAGAGATCCAGATGGGGGAAGTATGA
- a CDS encoding asparaginase, with the protein MKKILFLTTGGTIACTVSDDGLEPTLKGADILKAVPELHTLGDITVKDLVLLDSSNLEPANWSAWARLIGDHYSDYDAFVLTHGTDTMAYTSSALSRMLINLGKPVVLTGAQVPLSMTNSDARSNLELAFSVAASGLPGVFIAFGNKVIKGDCAKKIFTRNPNAFESVNESPVLYFGKGGVKKNLPSRENVGGFRVEEKMEPMVMAITMTPGLKPDIIDYAVQRGYKGLVLECYGAGGVNTDRLNILPAIRRAIKAGVRVICVSQCLFDGVDLSLYPMGILAAQAGVESGGPMTLEAAVTKLMWSLANEPQTKDESK; encoded by the coding sequence ATGAAAAAAATACTCTTTCTGACCACGGGCGGGACCATTGCCTGTACCGTGAGTGATGACGGGCTGGAACCCACCCTGAAAGGGGCCGATATCCTGAAGGCCGTACCGGAACTGCATACCCTGGGGGATATCACGGTCAAAGATCTGGTCCTTCTGGACAGCAGTAACCTGGAACCGGCCAACTGGAGCGCCTGGGCCCGTCTGATCGGGGATCACTACAGTGACTATGATGCCTTTGTCCTGACCCATGGGACGGATACCATGGCCTATACCTCCAGCGCCCTGAGCCGGATGCTGATCAATCTGGGGAAACCGGTGGTGCTTACGGGAGCCCAGGTACCCCTCAGTATGACCAACAGCGATGCCCGGAGCAACCTGGAACTGGCTTTTTCCGTGGCAGCCAGCGGCCTGCCCGGTGTCTTCATTGCGTTCGGCAATAAAGTTATCAAGGGGGACTGTGCCAAGAAGATTTTCACCCGCAACCCCAACGCCTTTGAAAGTGTGAACGAATCCCCTGTACTGTATTTCGGCAAGGGTGGGGTGAAGAAGAACCTGCCCAGCCGGGAAAATGTAGGCGGTTTCCGGGTGGAAGAAAAAATGGAACCCATGGTCATGGCCATCACCATGACGCCGGGTCTGAAGCCGGATATCATCGACTATGCCGTCCAGAGAGGGTACAAGGGGCTGGTGCTGGAATGTTACGGTGCCGGCGGCGTGAACACGGACCGGCTGAACATCCTGCCGGCCATCCGGCGGGCCATCAAGGCCGGGGTGCGGGTGATCTGCGTCAGCCAGTGTCTGTTTGACGGGGTGGACCTGTCTCTGTATCCCATGGGGATCCTGGCGGCCCAGGCCGGGGTGGAATCCGGCGGCCCCATGACCCTGGAGGCGGCGGTGACGAAGCTCATGTGGAGCCTGGCCAACGAGCCCCAGACCAAGGACGAATCCAAATAA
- a CDS encoding uracil-xanthine permease family protein, translated as MEDQSRQEPQKGAFTDPIYRFDGQISLKKAIPFGLQHVLAMFVANIAPILIVTGAVKMPTEQAAALIQAAMIMAGVGSLFQMFPVGPLGSRLPIIMGISFTFVSTFCVIGAKYGYGAILGAALVGGCLEGCLGLIARWWRRFIPPIVSASVVTSIGFSLLGIGANSFGGGFGNPHFGEAPYMIVGTVTLLSCLIFNIKAKSFYKQLSVLFGLIVGYITAFFFGMVDLSKISSAGLFSLPTPMPYALEFHPDAIFSVFLIFLVSATETLGDTSALTVMGFGRNATDKEIEGSIGVDGFISALSSLFGCLPITSFSQNVGLIAMTHVVNRKAVASGAAIMILAGLFPVLGVILASLPEAVLGGCTLMMFGSIVVSGVRMLGGCGYSQRNMTIAALSLSIGIGFTQNPAIFKIFPDLMKSVFAENCVAVVFVVAVLLNVILPDTLEIK; from the coding sequence ATGGAAGACCAAAGCAGACAGGAACCACAGAAGGGGGCCTTCACAGATCCCATTTATCGGTTTGACGGGCAGATCAGCCTGAAAAAGGCCATTCCCTTCGGACTGCAGCATGTGCTGGCCATGTTCGTGGCCAACATCGCACCCATCCTGATTGTCACCGGGGCCGTAAAAATGCCGACGGAACAGGCCGCGGCCCTGATCCAGGCGGCCATGATCATGGCTGGAGTGGGATCCCTGTTCCAGATGTTCCCGGTGGGGCCTCTGGGCAGCCGGCTTCCCATCATCATGGGGATCAGCTTCACCTTTGTTTCCACCTTCTGTGTCATCGGAGCCAAATACGGATATGGCGCCATCCTGGGGGCGGCCCTGGTGGGTGGCTGCCTGGAAGGGTGCCTGGGGCTCATTGCCCGCTGGTGGCGCCGGTTCATTCCGCCCATCGTCTCCGCCAGCGTGGTGACCTCCATCGGGTTCTCCCTGCTGGGCATTGGAGCCAACTCTTTCGGGGGCGGTTTCGGCAATCCCCATTTCGGGGAGGCACCCTACATGATCGTGGGGACGGTGACCCTGCTGTCCTGCCTGATTTTCAACATCAAGGCCAAAAGCTTCTATAAACAGCTGTCGGTGCTGTTCGGGCTGATCGTGGGTTACATCACCGCTTTCTTCTTCGGTATGGTGGATCTGAGCAAAATCAGTTCTGCCGGGCTGTTCTCTCTGCCCACACCCATGCCCTACGCCTTGGAATTCCATCCGGATGCCATTTTCTCCGTGTTCCTGATTTTCCTGGTTTCGGCCACGGAAACCCTGGGAGATACATCGGCCCTGACGGTGATGGGCTTCGGCCGGAACGCCACCGATAAGGAAATCGAAGGGTCCATCGGAGTGGACGGATTCATCAGTGCCCTGTCCTCTCTGTTCGGATGCCTGCCCATTACGTCCTTCAGCCAGAACGTGGGACTGATCGCCATGACCCATGTGGTGAACCGGAAGGCGGTAGCCAGCGGGGCAGCCATTATGATCCTGGCCGGGCTGTTCCCGGTGCTGGGTGTGATCCTGGCATCCCTGCCGGAAGCGGTGCTGGGGGGCTGCACCCTCATGATGTTCGGGTCCATTGTGGTCAGCGGCGTGCGGATGCTGGGAGGCTGCGGTTACAGCCAGCGGAATATGACCATTGCGGCCCTGAGCCTGTCCATCGGCATCGGATTCACCCAGAATCCGGCCATCTTCAAGATCTTCCCGGATCTGATGAAAAGCGTATTTGCCGAGAACTGCGTGGCCGTGGTATTCGTGGTGGCCGTGCTGCTGAACGTCATCCTGCCGGATACGCTGGAAATCAAATAA
- a CDS encoding xanthine phosphoribosyltransferase: protein MAEYNLLQKKILADGTIKSGDVLKVDSFLNHQIDVSFISKLGEEFYELFKDRPINKILTIEASGIGIACLTAIHFRVPVLFAKKSAGSNMDREVYSTEIKSFTHNKVNHVVVSKKYLNAGDHVLIIDDFLANGCAVEGLIDLVHQAGAEVEGVGIAIEKGFQGGGDALRKKGYDVKSLAIIEKMDAETGTIVFR from the coding sequence ATGGCGGAATACAACTTACTGCAGAAAAAGATCCTGGCGGACGGGACCATCAAAAGCGGCGACGTGCTGAAGGTGGACAGCTTCCTGAACCACCAGATCGATGTCTCCTTCATCAGCAAGCTGGGGGAGGAATTCTATGAACTGTTCAAGGATCGGCCCATCAACAAGATCCTGACCATCGAGGCGTCCGGCATCGGGATTGCCTGCCTGACCGCCATCCACTTCCGGGTACCTGTACTGTTTGCCAAGAAGAGTGCCGGCAGCAATATGGATAGGGAAGTGTACAGCACGGAAATCAAATCCTTCACCCACAACAAGGTGAACCATGTGGTCGTTTCCAAGAAATACCTGAATGCCGGGGATCATGTCCTGATCATCGACGACTTCCTGGCCAACGGCTGCGCCGTGGAAGGGCTCATCGACCTGGTACACCAGGCCGGCGCCGAGGTGGAAGGCGTGGGCATCGCCATTGAAAAAGGCTTCCAGGGCGGCGGGGATGCCCTGCGGAAAAAGGGCTATGACGTAAAAAGCCTGGCCATCATCGAGAAGATGGATGCCGAGACCGGCACCATTGTGTTCCGGTAA
- a CDS encoding gamma-glutamyl-gamma-aminobutyrate hydrolase family protein, whose product MSKLRIAITADTYSHATEVTNLVKAPFAPRGLVEVIAKLGAIPVVLPDVQGLKGEDYLDLCDGLIIPGGPDVDPTLFGEEPRWKVGGANYKRDVFELDLFRAFYQAGKPIFGICRGCQLINIALGGTVYQDLQSEDPHCTIRHSQGADGRYPTHHVTLTPGSSLYGTLGARAYVNSRHHQAIHKVAEALEVTAVAPDGVKESVESHDHEQVVAVQWHPENMWQEHPEMERLFADFLERVEKARK is encoded by the coding sequence ATGTCCAAACTGCGCATTGCCATTACGGCCGATACCTATTCCCATGCAACGGAAGTGACGAACCTGGTGAAGGCGCCCTTTGCACCCCGGGGCCTGGTGGAGGTCATTGCCAAATTGGGGGCCATCCCGGTAGTCCTGCCCGATGTCCAGGGCCTGAAAGGGGAGGACTATCTGGATCTGTGTGACGGGCTGATCATTCCCGGAGGTCCGGACGTGGATCCCACCCTGTTCGGAGAGGAACCCCGCTGGAAAGTGGGGGGTGCCAACTACAAGCGGGATGTGTTTGAACTGGACCTGTTCCGGGCTTTTTATCAGGCCGGCAAGCCCATCTTCGGTATCTGCCGGGGCTGCCAGCTGATCAACATCGCCCTGGGGGGAACGGTGTACCAGGATCTCCAGAGCGAGGATCCCCACTGCACCATCCGCCATTCCCAGGGAGCGGACGGCCGGTATCCCACCCACCATGTGACCCTGACACCGGGCAGCAGCCTGTACGGGACCCTGGGGGCCAGGGCCTATGTGAATTCCCGGCATCACCAGGCCATCCACAAGGTGGCAGAGGCCTTGGAAGTAACGGCGGTGGCTCCCGACGGGGTTAAGGAAAGTGTGGAGAGCCATGACCATGAGCAGGTGGTGGCCGTCCAGTGGCATCCGGAAAATATGTGGCAGGAACATCCGGAAATGGAAAGGCTGTTTGCGGATTTTCTGGAACGGGTGGAAAAGGCGAGAAAATAA